Proteins encoded together in one Schumannella luteola window:
- a CDS encoding response regulator transcription factor, whose product MTRILIVEDEESLSEPLDYLLRREGYETAVAADGRSALQLFERGGADLVLLDLMLPGLPGTEVCRELRTTSNVPIIMLTAKDSEVDIVVGLELGADDYVTKPYSSRELLARIRAVLRRRVEAVDVDDAVLESGPVRMDVERHVVTVDGNEVAMPLKEFELLELLMRNAGRVLTRGQLIDRVWGADYYGDTKTLDVHVKRIRSKIEQDPSQPTLLVTVRGLGYRFEA is encoded by the coding sequence ATGACCCGCATCCTGATCGTCGAAGACGAGGAATCGCTCAGCGAGCCCCTCGATTACCTGCTGCGCCGCGAAGGCTACGAGACCGCTGTGGCGGCCGACGGGCGCTCGGCCCTGCAGCTGTTCGAGCGCGGTGGCGCCGACCTCGTGCTGCTCGATCTCATGCTGCCGGGCCTGCCCGGCACGGAGGTCTGCCGTGAGCTGCGCACGACCTCGAACGTGCCGATCATCATGCTGACGGCCAAGGACTCCGAGGTCGACATCGTGGTGGGGCTCGAGCTCGGCGCCGACGACTACGTCACCAAGCCGTACTCCTCGCGCGAGCTGCTGGCCCGCATCCGCGCCGTGCTGCGTCGCCGCGTCGAGGCCGTCGACGTGGATGACGCCGTTCTCGAGTCGGGCCCGGTGCGCATGGATGTCGAGCGTCACGTCGTGACGGTCGACGGCAACGAGGTCGCGATGCCGCTGAAGGAGTTCGAGCTGCTCGAGCTGCTCATGCGCAACGCGGGACGCGTGCTCACCCGCGGCCAGCTGATCGATCGCGTCTGGGGCGCCGACTACTACGGCGACACCAAGACGCTCGACGTGCACGTGAAGCGCATCCGCTCGAAGATCGAGCAGGACCCGTCGCAGCCCACGCTGCTCGTGACGGTGCGCGGTCTCGGCTACCGCTTCGAGGCGTAG
- the ispD gene encoding 2-C-methyl-D-erythritol 4-phosphate cytidylyltransferase, whose amino-acid sequence MTDQPTLAVIVVAAGSGTRLGQAEPKAFVEVRGVTILERSLDAVFDSSTPAQVIVVAPAAKLASAKSIALRAAGPAAGSVTIVEGGASRQSSVAAGLAVVLPGVDTVLVHDAARALAPAELFDRVVRQVRSTGRGVIPALPVTDTVKRVADGVVAGTVDRSDLVHVQTPQGFPRAALDHAYAVAAAEHTDDAALFSADGGEVVTVEGDARAFKITTPWDLRRAENVLGVSRGIRTGIGLDVHAYDEESPLWFGGLYWPDEPGLKGHSDGDAALHAVCDALLSAAGLGDLGTRFGAADERFRDARSEVFVRETLALVTGAGFSVINVALQITANRPRIGARRGELERRIGELVGAPVSVSATTADGLGMTGRGEGIACIATALLSS is encoded by the coding sequence GTGACCGATCAGCCCACCCTCGCCGTCATCGTCGTCGCCGCCGGATCCGGCACCCGCCTCGGCCAGGCCGAGCCGAAGGCTTTCGTCGAGGTGCGCGGGGTGACCATCCTCGAGCGCAGTCTCGATGCCGTCTTCGACTCCTCGACCCCGGCGCAGGTGATCGTCGTCGCCCCGGCCGCGAAGCTCGCCTCGGCGAAGTCGATCGCGCTGCGCGCCGCCGGGCCGGCCGCCGGATCGGTCACGATCGTCGAGGGCGGCGCGAGTCGTCAGTCGTCGGTCGCGGCGGGCCTCGCGGTCGTGCTCCCCGGCGTCGACACCGTGCTCGTGCACGACGCCGCGCGCGCACTCGCGCCGGCCGAGCTGTTCGACCGGGTCGTGCGCCAGGTGCGCTCGACCGGTCGCGGCGTCATCCCGGCCCTGCCGGTCACCGACACGGTCAAGCGGGTCGCCGACGGCGTCGTCGCCGGCACGGTCGATCGCAGCGATCTCGTGCACGTGCAGACGCCGCAGGGCTTCCCGCGCGCCGCGCTCGACCACGCCTACGCGGTCGCCGCAGCCGAGCACACCGACGACGCCGCCCTCTTCTCGGCCGACGGCGGCGAGGTCGTCACGGTCGAAGGCGACGCGCGCGCCTTCAAGATCACGACCCCCTGGGATCTGCGCCGGGCCGAGAACGTGCTCGGCGTGAGCCGCGGCATCCGCACCGGCATCGGCCTCGACGTGCACGCCTACGACGAGGAGTCGCCGCTCTGGTTCGGCGGCCTCTACTGGCCCGACGAGCCGGGGCTGAAGGGCCACAGCGACGGGGATGCGGCGCTGCACGCGGTCTGCGACGCCCTGCTCTCGGCGGCGGGGCTCGGCGATCTCGGCACGCGCTTCGGCGCGGCTGACGAGCGGTTCCGGGATGCGCGCAGCGAGGTCTTCGTGCGCGAGACGCTCGCTCTGGTGACCGGCGCGGGCTTCTCCGTCATCAACGTCGCGCTGCAGATCACCGCGAACCGGCCCCGCATCGGCGCGCGCCGGGGCGAGCTCGAGCGGCGCATCGGCGAACTGGTCGGCGCGCCGGTGAGCGTCTCGGCGACGACCGCCGACGGCCTCGGCATGACCGGCCGCGGCGAGGGGATCGCCTGCATCGCGACGGCGCTGCTGAGCAGCTGA
- a CDS encoding YaeQ family protein, with protein MAAGATIHTFDLTISDVDRGVYESVSLRAARHPSETEQFLVTRVLAYALEYVEGIAFSEGISTTKNEPAVLVRDATGSITGWIEIGGPDAERLHFGSKLADRTVVYTHRDPAKVAALWAGKKIHRGEEIELRSFDPGFVDDVAGALGRRSELTVSLIESRVYVELDGRSFSSELHSQPAL; from the coding sequence ATGGCTGCCGGCGCGACGATCCACACCTTCGATCTCACGATCTCCGACGTGGATCGGGGCGTCTACGAGTCGGTCAGCCTGCGCGCCGCACGCCACCCCTCGGAGACCGAGCAGTTCCTCGTGACACGAGTGCTCGCCTACGCGCTCGAGTACGTCGAGGGCATCGCCTTCAGCGAGGGCATCTCGACCACGAAGAACGAGCCGGCGGTGCTCGTGCGCGACGCGACCGGCTCGATCACCGGGTGGATCGAGATCGGCGGCCCGGATGCGGAGCGCCTTCACTTCGGCAGCAAGCTCGCCGACCGCACCGTCGTCTACACGCACCGCGATCCGGCGAAGGTCGCCGCGCTCTGGGCGGGCAAGAAGATCCACCGCGGCGAGGAGATCGAGCTGCGCAGCTTCGACCCCGGCTTCGTCGACGACGTCGCGGGCGCGCTCGGCCGCCGCAGCGAGCTGACGGTGTCGCTGATCGAGTCGCGCGTCTACGTCGAGCTCGACGGCCGGAGCTTCTCGAGCGAGCTGCACTCGCAGCCCGCGCTGTAG
- the phoU gene encoding phosphate signaling complex protein PhoU yields the protein MREVFQQELRDVQDRLVEIAGLVAEAIDNATTAFNESNVALAESVIADDSKIDAAANELDELAIEILARQNPVARDLRIVVSALRISASLERMGDIARHIAQLARYRFPEKVVPKSLRPTFKSMGELDVQIARKLTELLETQDVDIAEHIRNEDDKVDELHLSVFDQVLAETWSGGASDTVDATLASRYHERFADHAVSIAKKVQYLATGDWTPADED from the coding sequence ATGCGTGAGGTTTTCCAGCAGGAACTGCGTGATGTGCAGGACCGTCTGGTCGAGATCGCCGGCCTCGTCGCCGAGGCGATCGACAACGCGACGACCGCGTTCAACGAGTCGAACGTCGCCCTGGCCGAGTCGGTCATCGCCGATGACAGCAAGATCGACGCCGCCGCCAACGAGCTCGACGAGCTCGCGATCGAGATCCTGGCGCGCCAGAACCCGGTCGCCCGCGACCTGCGCATCGTCGTGAGCGCGCTGCGCATCAGCGCCTCGCTCGAGCGCATGGGCGACATCGCCCGCCACATCGCGCAGCTCGCGCGCTACCGCTTCCCCGAGAAGGTGGTTCCGAAGAGCCTGCGCCCGACCTTCAAGAGCATGGGCGAGCTCGACGTGCAGATCGCCCGCAAGCTCACCGAGCTGCTCGAGACGCAGGACGTGGACATCGCGGAGCACATCCGCAACGAGGACGACAAGGTCGACGAGCTGCACCTCAGCGTCTTCGACCAGGTTCTCGCCGAGACCTGGAGCGGCGGCGCGTCCGACACCGTCGACGCCACGCTGGCCTCGCGCTACCACGAGCGCTTCGCCGACCACGCGGTCTCGATCGCCAAGAAGGTGCAGTACCTGGCGACCGGCGACTGGACTCCGGCCGACGAGGACTGA
- a CDS encoding class I SAM-dependent methyltransferase, with amino-acid sequence MASGARGERVEGRVTRGTTNTNRLRRIDRWIAVQPVLRQTADPLVVDLGYGASATTPLELHERLTRVRPDVEVVGVEIEPERVRIASERARPGVSFRLGGFETPTPGGRPAAVIRAFNVLRQYDEHEVPAAWGRMLARLQPDGLLVEGTCDEIGRVCSWVALGPEGPRTLTVSLRLAELEEPSIVAERLPKALIHRNVAGERVHDFVAALDREWARAAPLSAYGPSQRWIAVAEGMRAVGWPVRDGRARWRLGELTVDWDAVAPGEGPGTRAR; translated from the coding sequence GTGGCGAGCGGAGCGCGGGGCGAACGCGTCGAGGGACGCGTGACGCGCGGCACCACGAACACGAACCGCCTGCGCCGCATCGATCGCTGGATCGCCGTGCAGCCGGTGCTGCGGCAGACAGCGGATCCGCTCGTGGTCGACCTCGGCTACGGTGCCTCGGCCACGACTCCCCTCGAGCTGCACGAGCGGCTGACCCGCGTGCGCCCCGACGTCGAGGTGGTCGGCGTCGAGATCGAGCCCGAGCGCGTGCGCATCGCGAGCGAGCGAGCTCGCCCGGGCGTGAGCTTCCGGCTGGGCGGCTTCGAGACGCCCACGCCGGGCGGACGCCCCGCGGCCGTCATCCGCGCCTTCAACGTGCTGCGGCAGTACGACGAGCACGAGGTGCCGGCGGCGTGGGGGCGGATGCTCGCGCGCCTGCAGCCCGACGGACTGCTGGTCGAGGGCACCTGCGACGAGATCGGGCGGGTGTGCAGCTGGGTCGCGCTCGGACCGGAGGGTCCGCGCACGCTGACGGTGTCGCTGCGACTCGCCGAGCTCGAGGAGCCGTCGATCGTGGCGGAGCGGCTGCCGAAGGCGCTCATCCACCGCAACGTCGCCGGCGAGCGCGTGCACGACTTCGTGGCCGCGCTCGATCGGGAGTGGGCCCGCGCGGCGCCGCTGTCGGCCTATGGTCCGAGTCAGCGCTGGATCGCCGTCGCCGAGGGGATGCGCGCCGTCGGCTGGCCGGTTCGCGACGGTCGCGCGCGCTGGCGGCTGGGTGAGCTCACGGTCGACTGGGATGCGGTCGCGCCCGGCGAGGGCCCGGGGACGAGGGCGCGCTGA
- a CDS encoding sensor histidine kinase produces MDAAWLVPAALGFGVVIGVGATTLLVLAARRGDRAREVLTPRVPDGVDALIESLDSVGIVVDPSNNVVSASPRALATNLVFNDHLVHPELLDIVDKVRRDGLPASDELHLTRSRLGEQSLHLIVRVSRLGARYVLLLGDDRTEAHRLEEVRRDFLANVSHELKTPIGAVGLLAEALESAADEPDAVRRFAARLSAEAERLAKITSEIIQLSRLQSGDALEKAELVDVDHLVRQSIDHHRVAAEAKDIELVAGKRRHALVLGDSAMLSTALNNLVANAIQYSPEHSRVGIGVTLTDGVIEIAVTDQGVGIPAADRDRVFERFYRVDAARARNTGGTGLGLSIVKHVAQNHGGDVRLWSQPGNGSTFTIRLPEAVEASAVPTGATG; encoded by the coding sequence ATGGACGCGGCCTGGCTCGTGCCCGCCGCCCTCGGGTTCGGCGTGGTCATCGGCGTCGGCGCGACGACTCTGCTCGTGCTGGCTGCCCGCCGCGGCGACCGGGCGCGCGAGGTGCTCACCCCGCGGGTGCCCGACGGGGTGGATGCGCTCATCGAGTCGCTCGACTCGGTCGGCATCGTCGTCGACCCGAGCAACAACGTCGTGTCGGCCTCGCCGCGAGCCCTCGCCACGAACCTCGTCTTCAACGACCACCTCGTGCACCCCGAGCTGCTCGACATCGTCGACAAGGTGCGCCGCGACGGGCTCCCCGCGAGCGACGAGCTGCATCTCACGCGCAGCCGCCTGGGGGAGCAGTCGCTGCACCTCATCGTGCGCGTCTCGCGCCTCGGCGCCCGCTATGTGCTGCTGCTCGGCGACGACCGCACCGAGGCGCACCGCCTCGAGGAGGTGCGCCGCGACTTCCTCGCGAACGTCAGTCACGAGCTGAAGACGCCGATCGGCGCCGTCGGCCTGCTGGCCGAAGCGCTCGAGTCGGCCGCCGACGAACCGGATGCCGTGCGCCGCTTCGCCGCCCGGCTCAGCGCCGAGGCCGAGCGTCTGGCGAAGATCACGTCCGAGATCATCCAGCTCAGCCGGCTCCAGTCGGGCGATGCCCTCGAGAAGGCGGAGCTGGTGGATGTCGACCACCTCGTGCGCCAGTCGATCGATCACCACCGCGTCGCCGCGGAGGCGAAGGACATCGAGCTGGTGGCCGGCAAGCGCCGCCACGCGCTCGTGCTCGGCGACTCGGCCATGCTGTCGACCGCGCTGAACAACCTCGTCGCGAACGCCATCCAGTACTCGCCCGAGCACTCGCGCGTCGGCATCGGCGTCACGCTGACCGACGGTGTCATCGAGATCGCCGTGACCGATCAGGGTGTCGGCATCCCGGCCGCCGATCGCGACCGCGTCTTCGAGCGCTTCTACCGCGTCGACGCCGCCCGCGCCCGCAACACCGGCGGCACGGGCCTCGGCCTCTCCATCGTCAAGCACGTCGCCCAGAACCATGGCGGCGACGTGCGTCTCTGGTCGCAGCCGGGCAACGGCTCGACTTTCACCATCCGCCTGCCGGAGGCCGTCGAGGCCTCCGCCGTCCCCACGGGAGCTACGGGATGA
- a CDS encoding phosphoglyceromutase has protein sequence MTSTLILLRHGNSDWNQKNLFTGWVDVRLSEQGIAEAKRAGELLAESGLKPQVLYTSLLTRAIQTANLALEVADRLWIPVKRDWRLNERHYGALQGLDKAETLEKYGPEQFQIWRRSFDTPPPALADDAEWSQVGDERYADLADSELPRTESLKLVIDRLLPYWESDITKDLGEGKTVLVTAHGNSLRALVKHLDGVSDAEIAELNIPTGIPLVYELDDDFRPTGPGRYLDPEAAAAGAAAVANQGKK, from the coding sequence ATGACGAGCACGCTCATCCTCCTGCGCCACGGCAACTCCGACTGGAACCAGAAGAACCTGTTCACCGGGTGGGTGGATGTGCGGCTCAGCGAGCAGGGCATCGCCGAGGCCAAGCGCGCGGGCGAGCTGCTCGCCGAGTCGGGCCTGAAGCCGCAGGTGCTCTACACGAGCCTGCTGACCCGCGCGATCCAGACCGCGAACCTCGCCCTCGAGGTCGCCGACCGCCTGTGGATCCCGGTCAAGCGCGACTGGCGCCTCAACGAGCGCCACTACGGTGCGCTGCAGGGCCTCGACAAGGCCGAGACCCTCGAGAAGTACGGCCCCGAGCAGTTCCAGATCTGGCGCCGCAGCTTCGACACCCCGCCGCCGGCGCTCGCCGATGACGCCGAGTGGTCGCAGGTGGGCGACGAGCGCTACGCCGACCTCGCCGACAGCGAGCTGCCCCGCACCGAGAGCCTCAAGCTCGTGATCGACCGCCTGCTGCCCTACTGGGAGAGCGACATCACGAAGGACCTCGGCGAGGGCAAGACGGTGCTCGTCACCGCCCACGGCAACAGCCTGCGTGCGCTCGTCAAGCACCTCGACGGCGTGAGCGACGCCGAGATCGCCGAGCTCAACATCCCGACCGGCATCCCGCTCGTCTACGAGCTCGACGACGACTTCCGCCCCACGGGCCCGGGCCGCTACCTCGACCCGGAGGCCGCGGCCGCCGGTGCCGCCGCGGTCGCCAACCAGGGCAAGAAGTAA
- a CDS encoding AAA family ATPase, with protein sequence MASVAILVNGLPGSGKSSLARQLGGILGAPVLAKDALKESFGELLPDGDSARLGGIAMDTLWRLAAETEGGVIVDAVLDRSRDLEFARRGLEVAGSPRTVELWCEVPVEVARERFAARQPSRAGVHRDWDAAFEAFQPLALGPVVRVDTSGPVEFEALVLELGSHFL encoded by the coding sequence ATGGCCTCGGTCGCGATCCTCGTCAACGGACTCCCCGGCTCGGGCAAGTCGTCGCTCGCCCGTCAGCTCGGCGGCATCCTCGGAGCCCCGGTGCTGGCGAAGGACGCGCTGAAGGAGAGCTTCGGCGAGCTGCTGCCCGACGGCGACTCCGCGCGACTGGGCGGCATCGCGATGGACACGCTCTGGCGGCTCGCCGCCGAGACCGAGGGCGGCGTCATCGTCGATGCGGTGCTCGACCGCAGCCGCGATCTCGAGTTCGCCCGCCGCGGTCTCGAGGTCGCCGGCTCGCCGCGCACGGTCGAGCTGTGGTGCGAGGTGCCCGTCGAGGTCGCCCGCGAGCGCTTCGCGGCACGTCAGCCGTCGCGAGCGGGCGTGCACCGCGACTGGGATGCGGCTTTCGAGGCGTTCCAGCCGCTCGCCCTCGGTCCGGTCGTGCGCGTCGACACGAGCGGCCCCGTGGAGTTCGAGGCGCTCGTGCTGGAGCTCGGCTCGCACTTCCTGTGA
- a CDS encoding FUSC family protein, which yields MATARSRATAAIERRLRRRLDVLAVGRRVTDSAPAILQIVAAVTAAYAIAHFAIGHVTPLLSVTFTLSALGLARDARPRLLVETIVGMLIGIALADLLVLIAGRGLWQLVVVLTVTLFVARAASPSPGFAIAAAIQSALVMLLPAPVGGPFTRTLDALIGAAMALLVTALVPRDPRGAARREGRVLYAVLSESSGSIAGSLAEGDAAAASLALTRLRRTQPMVDAWASSLESAIAVARIAPLLRRHLPELRRQQTAHRTADLAARHLRVIARRTEYLSRDGVARPELAELVAEVQSVLGDLGRGLDPRAGGTAGGTAGGTAGAPDLDATRNRLATLAGRLDPAVVSTNATAPEATIVILLRPLVVDLLTGAGTSADDARALLPEI from the coding sequence GTGGCGACGGCCCGATCCCGCGCGACCGCCGCGATCGAGCGCCGCCTGCGCCGCCGCCTCGACGTGCTCGCGGTCGGGCGGCGCGTCACCGACTCGGCGCCCGCGATCCTGCAGATCGTCGCCGCCGTCACCGCCGCCTACGCGATCGCGCACTTCGCGATCGGCCACGTGACGCCGCTGCTCTCGGTCACCTTCACGCTGAGCGCACTCGGGCTCGCGCGTGACGCCCGGCCGCGCCTGCTCGTCGAGACGATCGTCGGCATGCTCATCGGCATCGCGCTCGCCGATCTGCTCGTGCTGATCGCGGGGCGCGGGCTCTGGCAGCTGGTGGTCGTGCTCACGGTGACGCTGTTCGTGGCGCGCGCCGCGTCGCCCTCGCCGGGGTTCGCGATCGCCGCCGCCATCCAATCGGCCCTCGTCATGCTGCTGCCCGCCCCGGTCGGCGGGCCCTTCACCCGCACGCTCGACGCGCTGATCGGCGCCGCGATGGCGCTGCTCGTGACCGCGCTCGTGCCCCGTGACCCGCGTGGTGCGGCCCGCCGCGAGGGGCGGGTGCTCTACGCCGTGCTCAGCGAGTCGAGCGGATCGATCGCGGGCTCGCTCGCCGAGGGCGACGCGGCGGCGGCGTCGCTGGCGCTGACGCGGCTGCGCCGCACCCAGCCGATGGTGGATGCGTGGGCGAGCTCGCTCGAGAGCGCGATCGCGGTCGCGCGCATCGCCCCGCTGCTGCGCCGGCACCTGCCCGAGCTGCGTCGGCAGCAGACCGCGCATCGCACCGCCGACCTCGCCGCCCGTCACCTGCGGGTGATCGCCCGCCGCACCGAGTATCTGAGTCGTGACGGAGTCGCCCGCCCGGAGCTCGCGGAGCTCGTCGCCGAGGTGCAGTCGGTTCTCGGCGATCTGGGTCGCGGCCTCGACCCGCGCGCCGGCGGAACGGCCGGCGGAACGGCCGGCGGAACCGCGGGCGCTCCCGACCTCGACGCGACCCGGAACCGCCTCGCGACTCTCGCCGGCCGACTGGACCCGGCCGTCGTGTCGACGAATGCGACGGCGCCGGAGGCGACCATCGTCATCCTGCTGCGGCCGCTCGTCGTCGATCTGCTCACCGGGGCCGGGACCTCGGCGGATGACGCGCGCGCCCTGCTGCCGGAGATCTGA
- a CDS encoding DNA/RNA non-specific endonuclease, whose protein sequence is MELLFQLVISLPFIMILLWVLYLVIRGAIRVALREHRAAIAAERDALLAGREAQLRATEARLAGLEARLAAGGAAAAPAPAPAAPAAPPASAAAPPIPGEIHPDVTGRGEDARMSGYDVDFLAQPVPLPTPAEGRELTPLDSTHFSIGFDTHRKLAAFTAVNIDGAKLVDLGRGDDWHLDGRIPDDQQTGPEVYARNDLDRGHLVRRRDPVWGDAAAAKKANVDTFAYTNAAPQSSAFNQKPELWLGLEDYVLEATEGSDARVSVFTGPVFASDDPLYRGTHIPQRFWKVAAWVVDGELRATGYVLDQTALVAKYRRGDDAREVAAGDPDLGAFRTFQVPIDDVASLTALGFGPLIAADRMTRATLGPEDRWLELDSPAALRF, encoded by the coding sequence ATGGAGTTGCTGTTCCAGCTGGTGATCTCGCTGCCGTTCATCATGATCCTGCTGTGGGTGCTCTACCTCGTGATCCGCGGCGCGATCCGGGTGGCGCTGCGGGAGCACCGCGCCGCGATCGCGGCCGAGCGTGACGCCCTGCTGGCGGGCCGGGAGGCCCAGCTGCGGGCGACCGAGGCGCGACTCGCGGGGCTAGAGGCCCGCCTCGCCGCCGGCGGGGCGGCGGCGGCTCCGGCTCCCGCTCCAGCGGCTCCGGCGGCTCCGCCTGCGAGCGCAGCCGCCCCGCCTATCCCCGGCGAGATTCACCCCGATGTCACCGGCCGGGGCGAGGATGCCCGCATGAGCGGATACGACGTCGACTTCCTGGCCCAGCCCGTCCCCCTCCCGACCCCGGCCGAGGGCCGCGAGCTGACGCCGCTCGACTCGACGCACTTCTCGATCGGCTTCGACACCCACCGCAAGCTGGCGGCGTTCACGGCGGTCAACATCGACGGGGCGAAGCTCGTCGACCTGGGGCGCGGCGACGACTGGCACCTCGACGGCCGCATCCCCGACGATCAGCAGACCGGGCCCGAGGTCTACGCCCGCAACGACCTCGACCGGGGTCATCTCGTGCGCCGCCGCGACCCGGTGTGGGGTGACGCGGCGGCCGCGAAGAAGGCGAACGTCGACACCTTCGCCTACACGAACGCGGCACCGCAGTCGTCAGCCTTCAACCAGAAGCCCGAGCTGTGGCTCGGCCTCGAGGACTACGTGCTCGAGGCGACCGAGGGCAGCGACGCGCGGGTGAGCGTGTTCACCGGCCCCGTCTTCGCCTCCGACGATCCGCTCTATCGCGGCACGCACATCCCCCAGCGGTTCTGGAAGGTCGCGGCCTGGGTCGTCGACGGCGAACTGCGCGCGACCGGGTACGTGCTCGACCAGACGGCGCTCGTCGCGAAGTACCGCCGTGGCGACGACGCCCGCGAGGTCGCGGCCGGCGACCCGGACCTCGGCGCCTTCCGCACGTTCCAGGTGCCGATCGACGACGTCGCGAGCCTCACGGCGCTGGGGTTCGGCCCGCTGATCGCGGCCGACCGGATGACCCGCGCGACGCTCGGCCCGGAGGACCGCTGGCTCGAGCTCGACTCCCCCGCCGCGCTGCGGTTCTGA
- a CDS encoding CarD family transcriptional regulator: protein MLFEVGETVVYPHHGAATITEVKTRKVRGEEKLYLKLNVTQGDLTIEVPAENVDLVGVRDVIGKEGLDKVFEVLRAPFTEEPTNWSRRYKANLEKLASGDVIKVSEVVRDLWRRDQDRGLSAGEKRMLAKARQILVSELALAEKTDEEKASTVLDEVLAS from the coding sequence ATGCTCTTCGAGGTCGGCGAGACTGTCGTTTACCCCCATCACGGCGCTGCAACCATCACCGAAGTGAAGACCAGGAAGGTCCGTGGCGAAGAGAAGCTCTATCTGAAGCTCAACGTCACGCAGGGCGACCTCACGATCGAGGTCCCGGCCGAGAACGTCGACCTGGTCGGCGTTCGCGACGTGATCGGCAAGGAGGGGCTCGACAAGGTGTTCGAGGTGCTGCGTGCGCCGTTCACCGAAGAGCCCACCAACTGGAGCCGTCGCTACAAGGCCAACCTCGAGAAGCTCGCCTCGGGCGATGTGATCAAGGTCTCCGAGGTCGTGCGCGACCTGTGGCGTCGCGACCAGGATCGCGGCCTCTCGGCCGGCGAGAAGCGCATGCTCGCGAAGGCGCGCCAGATCCTCGTCTCCGAGCTCGCGCTCGCCGAGAAGACCGACGAGGAGAAGGCCTCGACGGTGCTCGACGAGGTGCTCGCCTCCTGA
- a CDS encoding 2'-5' RNA ligase family protein produces MRFLVAAFLDDVALDAEFEPGTLPLHVTLLGPGDTHADQGQLEAGIEAALAAFAPLEVEAGDDELFGDAHDVEVTLLDDETGELDAVHRALIQQLRPLGVSLVDARHAGAGFRPHVTAVDGDRLDRGERVELDAVALLERDPHADGGPVWRLIAQFPLI; encoded by the coding sequence ATGCGATTCCTCGTCGCGGCCTTCCTCGACGACGTCGCCCTCGACGCCGAGTTCGAGCCGGGCACGCTGCCGCTGCACGTGACCCTGCTCGGGCCCGGCGACACCCACGCCGACCAGGGCCAGCTCGAGGCCGGCATCGAGGCGGCCCTCGCCGCCTTCGCGCCGCTCGAGGTCGAGGCCGGCGACGACGAGCTCTTCGGCGACGCGCACGACGTCGAGGTGACCCTGCTCGACGATGAGACCGGCGAGCTGGATGCGGTGCACCGGGCGCTCATCCAGCAGCTGCGTCCGCTCGGGGTGTCGCTCGTCGACGCCCGGCACGCCGGCGCCGGCTTCCGACCGCACGTCACCGCGGTCGACGGAGATCGTCTCGATCGCGGCGAGCGGGTCGAGCTGGATGCGGTGGCGCTGCTCGAGCGCGACCCGCACGCCGACGGCGGGCCCGTCTGGCGCCTGATCGCGCAGTTCCCGCTGATCTGA